The Humulus lupulus chromosome 4, drHumLupu1.1, whole genome shotgun sequence genome has a window encoding:
- the LOC133828937 gene encoding spermidine synthase 1-like: protein MVSAVVFSKDSFFKMARDQDEANNLVLITNGRGRSNNGSTTVTTTENDEQSLVPIPVDDYHHLTTRNIPNFSGWFAEDCPIWPGEAHFLKIEKVLFEGKSEYQSMMVFQSSAYGKVFVLDGALQLTEKDECAYQEMMTHLPLCSIQNPKKVLLIGGGDGGILREISRHSSVEHIDICEIDTMLIDVYKEFFPNIAVGYLDSRVKLHVIDGTVFLKFVAAGTYDAIIVDAFDPIRPDHELHETPFLELVAKALRPGGVLCIQAESIWFKSLDLQQLFSKYRRIFKGSTDYAWTIVPTYPSGVIGFLLCSKEGPNDVDFRNPVNPIHPDENYGVAKEPLKFYNSEVHSAAFCLPSFLQGKSK from the exons ATGGTTTCAGCTGTGGTTTTCTCTAAGGATTCCTTTTTCAAAATGGCAAGAGATCAAGATGAAGCTAATAATCTAGTCCTCATTACCAATGGAAGAGGAAGATCGAACAATGGTagtactactgttactactactgaaAATGACGAACAGTCATTAGTTCCTATTCCTGTGGATGATTATCATCATCTTACTACTCGTAATATTCCCAACTTTTCCGGATGGTTTGCTGAGGACTGTCCCATATGGCCTG GCGAAGCACATTTCTTAAAGATAGAAAAAGTCTTATTCGAAGGAAAATCGGAGTACCAAAGTATGATGGTATTTCAG TCATCAGCATATGGAAAGGTGTTTGTCCTGGATGGAGCACTTCAACTGACTGAGAAGGATGAGTGTGCTTACCAAGAAATGATGACCCATCTTCCTCTTTGCTCCATTCAAAATCCAAAAAAG gTGTTGCTCATTGGAGGAGGAGATGGTGGTATTTTAAGGGAAATCTCCCGCCATTCTTCTGTTGAGCACATTGATATTTGCGAAATTGACACTATGCTTATTGAT GTATATAAAGAGTTCTTCCCTAATATTGCTGTCGGGTACTTGGACTCTCGAGTAAAActtcatgttattgatg GaactgtatttttgaaatttgTTGCTGCTGGAACGTATGATGCAATAATAGTGGATGCATTCGACCCAATAA GGCCTGATCATGAGCTTCATGAGACTCCATTCCTTGAGTTGGTGGCAAAAGCTCTTCGGCCTGGGGGAGTGTTATGTATCCAAGCAGAGAGCATATGGTTTAAGTCACTAGACCTTCAACAACTCTTCTCCAAATACCGTCGAATTTTCAAAGGCTCCACTGACTATGCATGGACAATTGTTCCTACTTATCCAAG TGGAGTGATTGGTTTCTTGCTTTGCTCCAAGGAGGGGCCGAATGATGTCGATTTCAGGAATCCTGTTAACCCAATTCACCCTGATGAGAATTATGGCGTAGCAAAGGAGCCTTTAAAGTTTTATAACTCGGAG GTACACTCGGCTGCATTTTGTTTGCCATCTTTTCTGCAAGGAAAAAGTAAATGA